ATTTGGCTGTTGACTCTTGGATTGACTCACAATTCGACAAAGCGATGCATACAAAAGTTGGCATGCTGATGACGTTAGTCTCTGAAGATGAAGATCATCTTGAACTGCACTTTTCCGGTGAGTTTTTACCTGAATTCACTGGCAATATCGAGCCCGAATATTATCAAATCTGGTTGAACGACCGAGTTTTTGCACGCTCTGACAGTTTAGATCTTTTTTCGCAACACGAGTTACCTTATTTGTCGTTATCACTTGGCGAGAGCAAAGTGGTAAATAAAACCCTGCCAGATGGTCGTGCGGGACGGATCATATATACCCGTTTTATTCCGCAGATCCATACCCTAAAAGGGGAAAAAAAATCTTTTGACGACGAACTTGTTATTGCCTATGCGGCCTCGTCGGAGGGGCTGGACTTTATTCTTTGGCTCATTGATATCGTTTTTATCGTGACTATCGTATGTGTTGTGGTGTTTATTCGTGTCTTTGTGCGTAAAACGGTCGATGTTGGTCTCGCGCCGTTGAATAGCATGAACGCTCAGATAGCCAAACTAAATTTTTCTAAAGATTCAGACACCATAATATTAGAAAAGCCAGTCTCTGAGCTATTACCCGTTGAGCAAAGCTTAAACCGTTTTATCGTTGAAAACAGACAACTGTACTTGCGAGAAAAGCGCTTAACCTCAGATATTTCGCACGAACTAAAAACGCCCATTACGGAGCTCATTAATTTGGCGGAAGTTATTTCACGCTTTCCCGAAGACAATGAATTGATGGATGACTTTGTGCCAGAAGTATTAAGAATAAGTCAGCGGATGAAAAACATCGTCACCAACGTAATGTTGTTACATAAATACGAGCAGATAAAGCTACCTAAAGAAGATGTTGTTGATGTATTGCAAGTCGTCAACCGTTCGATTGGTGAGATAGCACTTGATAATGTTGAGATTCAGACAACTTGCTCAGAATGTCCAATTCAGACCAACTTAATGGCAGTTGAGAGCATCATTGGTAACTTACTAAAAAATGCCAAGCGCCACCGTGTAGTGGGTTCCGAAGCACTTATTGTTGTTGAAAAGGGGGCGACAAATGGGATAAATGTTCGGGTGAGCAATCAGGCTTCCGGCGAGCTCGAAAACATGAATTTAGCACAGTTATTTGAACCACTATGGCAAAGCGACCAGTCGAGAAGCGCGAATGATTGCTTTGGCTTGGGGTTGCCTATTGCTAGGGCCTTTGCTGAAGCCATTGATGCGGAACTCACTGTTGCGTTGGAAGGGAGCACCATCACCTTTACATTGACCCTTTGAAGCACTATTTAAAAGTGAGTTTCCACTGATAAACCCAGTTCCCAGCTGTCAACTTCAGGATAGTTACTTAATGGTTTAGTAAAGTCTATATGCACTACGTTTTCGTTACTTGAACGAGCGGAATATAAACGAACTCCGAGCCCTACACTGCCAAGCATTTTATTGCTTATATTAGGATGTTGTATATTCCCGGATGCTTTTCCCATATCAACAAAGCCAACGAACCCTAAATCAACAAGCTGATAAATATTAATGTTAGGATACATACGGAGCTCGAATGAAGATTTGACCGTTTGCATACCTTGTTGATAGCTTTGTGGGAAGCCACGGATCCCTTCTTCTCCACCGAGAGCAAGAGGACGCTCGGCAAATTCCTTGTTTTGCCACGCAGCAATGACATCAGCATAAAAAGCAAAACTATCGCTCCAGCGATAATTTACCTTTGCAGCGAGAGTAGACCATACTCTATCACCTTGCTGCGTGCCGATTTGGGCATTGGTTGATGCTTTAAATCGGTATAAAAGATCCTCATTAAATAGCCATGCTTTGTTGGCTGAAAACTCCCAAATTGAGCCAACTCCATCTGCTTCGGTATCAATACCTGCTTTAGCCGCAAGTGACCATCCGAGGTTGAAATCTTCACTGTGATTGATTAAGTCTACATCTTGTAGCACGATATAATTATCTGCGATATATTGAAGGCTAATCCAAGGCGCTAACAGTTTGAAGTCATAAAGGTTATCTCTTATGGCTAAGTTTGGCTCGTCATAGCTGACATCTTGGTAATCGACACCAGCTATCCACCTCAGGGTGGTGGTGTTGGTTTGCTGCCATAAACGGCCATAAGCAAACCGCGCAGATGTACCATTATATCGAAACTGACTTTATGTTTGACCGTTATGATAGATAGAAGTCGTTTGGTCTTGTGCATTAATATAAGCTCTATATAACAAAGAGCTGGAGCGCTGATAGAAAGGTAAATATTTGACCGTTATCATAATCATCTGCTTGCACCGTTATCATGGCATGTGGTTGCCATGGCGCAGGCATTTGCAACACGGTATGGTAACCGGAACGTTCATGATCAGATTTGTATTTTACGGATGCCCTAACGCCATACCCTAACAAGTTTTCCTCTTTAAACCCCAAACTTAACTTATTGTTTCCACTA
This genomic interval from Pseudoalteromonas galatheae contains the following:
- a CDS encoding histidine kinase dimerization/phospho-acceptor domain-containing protein, yielding MKSIRGNLVSTLSITITGVVVAILLATDLAVDSWIDSQFDKAMHTKVGMLMTLVSEDEDHLELHFSGEFLPEFTGNIEPEYYQIWLNDRVFARSDSLDLFSQHELPYLSLSLGESKVVNKTLPDGRAGRIIYTRFIPQIHTLKGEKKSFDDELVIAYAASSEGLDFILWLIDIVFIVTIVCVVVFIRVFVRKTVDVGLAPLNSMNAQIAKLNFSKDSDTIILEKPVSELLPVEQSLNRFIVENRQLYLREKRLTSDISHELKTPITELINLAEVISRFPEDNELMDDFVPEVLRISQRMKNIVTNVMLLHKYEQIKLPKEDVVDVLQVVNRSIGEIALDNVEIQTTCSECPIQTNLMAVESIIGNLLKNAKRHRVVGSEALIVVEKGATNGINVRVSNQASGELENMNLAQLFEPLWQSDQSRSANDCFGLGLPIARAFAEAIDAELTVALEGSTITFTLTL
- a CDS encoding ShlB/FhaC/HecB family hemolysin secretion/activation protein; this encodes MLQDVDLINHSEDFNLGWSLAAKAGIDTEADGVGSIWEFSANKAWLFNEDLLYRFKASTNAQIGTQQGDRVWSTLAAKVNYRWSDSFAFYADVIAAWQNKEFAERPLALGGEEGIRGFPQSYQQGMQTVKSSFELRMYPNINIYQLVDLGFVGFVDMGKASGNIQHPNISNKMLGSVGLGVRLYSARSSNENVVHIDFTKPLSNYPEVDSWELGLSVETHF